From a single Mobula birostris isolate sMobBir1 chromosome 13, sMobBir1.hap1, whole genome shotgun sequence genomic region:
- the LOC140207104 gene encoding uncharacterized protein, whose protein sequence is MADQRVHTGERPFTCSDCGKGFTYSSRLKLHQRVHTGERPFTCSDCGRGFTRSSDLLVHKSVHTGEWPSTCSDCGKGFTCSSELKVHQRVHTGERPFTCSDCGKRFTQSSQLKVHQRVHTGERPFTCSDCGKRFTHSSTLQSHQRVHTGEKPFTCSDCGKRFTHSSTLQSHQRVHTGEKPFTCSVCGKRFTHSSTLQKHQSVHTGERPFTCSVCGKRFTQSSNLLVHQSVHTGEKLFTCSVCGKEFTRSSTLQNHQRVHTGEQPFTCSECGKGFTQSSHRLEHQSVHTGEKPFTCSVCGKRFTNSFNRQRHQRVHTGEKPFTC, encoded by the coding sequence atggctgaccagcgagttcacaccggggagcgacCATTCAcatgctcggactgtgggaaaggattcacttactcatctagactgaagttacatcagcgagttcacactggagagaggccgttcacctgctcagactgcgggaggggattcactcggtcatccgacctactggtacacaagtcagttcacaccggggagtggccatccacctgctcagactgtgggaagggattcacctgctcatctgaactgaaggtacatcagcgagttcacactggagagaggccattcacctgctcagactgcgggaaaagattcactcagtcatctcaacttaaggtacatcagcgagttcacactggggagaggccgttcacctgctcagactgtgggaagagattcactcattcatccaccttacagagtcatcagcgagttcacactggggagaagccgttcacctgctcagactgtgggaagagattcactcattcatccaccctacagagtcatcagcgagttcacactggggagaagccgttcacctgctcagtctgtgggaagagattcactcattcatccaccctacagaaacaccagtcagttcacactggagagaggccattcacctgctcagtctgtgggaagagattcactcagtcatccaacctactggtacatcagtcagttcacactggggagaagctgttcacctgctcagtttgtgggaaagaattcactcggtcatccaccctacagaatcatcagcgagttcacactggggagcagccgttcacctgctcagaatgtgggaaaggattcactcagtcatcccaccgaCTGGAACACCAGtcagtccacactggggagaagccgttcacctgctcagtctgtgggaagagattcactaacTCTTTCAACcgacagagacaccagcgagtccacactggggagaagccgttcacctgctaa